The following proteins are encoded in a genomic region of Planctomycetaceae bacterium:
- the fliP gene encoding flagellar type III secretion system pore protein FliP (The bacterial flagellar biogenesis protein FliP forms a type III secretion system (T3SS)-type pore required for flagellar assembly.) — protein MTLKTNILAVVVLAGALFAPQSAPAAPPATPHAATAPASGVTLPSLSSPQDAGNALKWVALVTVLSVAPAVAILMTCFTRIVVVLGLLRQALATNQLPPNQVLFGLSLLMTVVVMAPVYSAVYRDGIEPYLAGRAQGEAALAAGAAPVRTFMIRQIEAARSQNDVVLFLDAKQAEASRVGKLTWKDVPTPAVIAAFVVSELKTAFWIGFRVYLPFLVVDLLVASVLTSMGMLMMPPVMVSIPFKLLLFVLADGWHLVVGTLMQSFA, from the coding sequence ATGACCTTAAAGACGAACATTCTGGCGGTGGTGGTGCTGGCCGGGGCGCTGTTTGCGCCGCAGTCGGCGCCTGCCGCGCCGCCCGCGACGCCGCACGCAGCGACCGCACCCGCCAGCGGCGTTACCCTCCCGAGCCTGTCGAGCCCGCAGGATGCGGGCAACGCCCTCAAGTGGGTCGCCCTGGTGACGGTGCTGTCGGTCGCTCCGGCCGTGGCGATCCTGATGACCTGCTTTACGCGGATCGTCGTGGTGCTGGGGCTGCTGCGACAGGCGCTGGCGACCAACCAACTGCCGCCCAACCAGGTGCTCTTCGGTCTGTCGCTGCTGATGACGGTGGTGGTCATGGCGCCGGTGTACTCGGCGGTCTATCGCGATGGCATCGAACCGTACCTGGCCGGCAGGGCGCAGGGCGAGGCCGCCCTGGCCGCCGGCGCGGCGCCGGTGCGGACGTTCATGATCCGCCAGATCGAGGCCGCCCGCAGCCAGAACGACGTGGTGCTGTTCCTGGACGCCAAACAGGCCGAGGCCTCGCGGGTGGGCAAGCTGACGTGGAAGGACGTGCCGACGCCGGCGGTGATCGCCGCGTTTGTCGTCAGCGAGCTCAAGACCGCCTTCTGGATCGGCTTTCGCGTGTACCTGCCGTTCCTGGTGGTCGACCTGCTGGTGGCGTCGGTGCTGACGTCGATGGGCATGCTGATGATGCCGCCGGTGATGGTCTCGATCCCGTTCAAGCTGCTGCTGTTTGTGCTGGCCGACGGATGGCACCTGGTCGTCGGCACGCTGATGCAAAGTTTCGCGTAA
- a CDS encoding flagellar biosynthetic protein FliO, with the protein MKRSEKQQDAGETPATRADGTSATRGMGETPMRLTGKMPVLPAGCHDGRFSAAMSLIVAAAIILLAVVAPAVAQSAPATADVSTRPLQSIEDRPIGNSAAPATEWDLLRTAGALAVVIALILIIRSVMKRMGGPRVGGRGGAVIEIVGRRGVTYRHQVILVRMGRRLVLVGIGPEQMTTLSEVTDPDEVAALLGTATTQTVAEKPAESK; encoded by the coding sequence ATGAAGAGATCAGAGAAACAACAAGACGCGGGCGAGACGCCCGCGACACGCGCGGACGGGACGTCCGCGACACGGGGCATGGGCGAGACGCCCATGCGACTCACGGGCAAGATGCCCGTGCTACCGGCGGGGTGCCATGACGGCCGTTTCTCAGCCGCCATGTCCCTGATCGTCGCTGCAGCGATCATCCTTCTTGCCGTGGTCGCTCCCGCAGTCGCCCAGAGCGCCCCGGCGACAGCCGACGTTTCCACCCGCCCGCTGCAGTCGATCGAGGACCGTCCTATCGGCAACAGCGCCGCCCCGGCGACGGAGTGGGACCTGCTGCGGACGGCAGGGGCGCTGGCGGTGGTGATCGCGCTGATCCTGATCATTCGCTCGGTCATGAAACGCATGGGTGGGCCCAGGGTCGGCGGGCGCGGCGGCGCGGTCATCGAGATCGTCGGCCGCCGCGGCGTGACGTACCGCCACCAGGTGATCCTGGTTCGCATGGGCCGCCGCCTGGTGCTGGTGGGCATTGGGCCCGAGCAGATGACCACGCTGTCGGAAGTGACAGACCCGGATGAAGTGGCGGCGCTGCTGGGAACCGCGACGACGCAGACGGTGGCAGAAAAACCCGCTGAATCGAAATGA
- a CDS encoding FliM/FliN family flagellar motor switch protein, producing MKTLESQTAMRIDLGGAWTDAAALRRLAEGSIITLDTAATGAVEICCEGQPMAVGSLVSVQDRLGVRIDGVRTT from the coding sequence ATGAAGACGCTTGAATCGCAAACGGCTATGCGCATCGACCTGGGCGGGGCGTGGACCGATGCCGCCGCGCTGCGGCGCCTGGCGGAAGGATCGATCATCACGCTCGATACCGCCGCGACGGGAGCGGTCGAGATCTGCTGCGAAGGGCAGCCGATGGCCGTCGGGTCGCTGGTGAGCGTGCAAGACCGCCTGGGCGTGCGGATAGACGGCGTGAGAACGACATGA
- a CDS encoding FliI/YscN family ATPase: MQIFERQSEALDRIEPVDVTGRVEAVRGLTVSVADFAVPLGAGCRIACAGGGLEARVIGFDGRSTLVMPAGAMTGIRRGDLVHCTFAEQTVGVCEGLLGRVLDGLGRCIDGRAAPAAAMPQSLWPLPIAPLSRRGIDAPLPTGVRAIDAMLTVGQGQRMGIISGSGVGKSVLLGMIARRAVADVTVVALIGERGREVREFVDKELGSDALKHCVVVASTSDEPPLLRVQAGAVATAVAEYFRDRGANVLLVMDSLTRLAAAQRQIGLAAGEPATVRGYTPSVFNLLPQLMERCGRTAAGSITGFYTVLAEEGDAGDPLADAVRAVADGHIHLTRTLANRGHWPAIDIVTSVSRVMGEVASAEHQSAAARVRRMVGLYREVEELLNLGVYQAGANPHFDEAIAAQDEIDAFLRQGVGEQCDFAQTTAELQQLVFAGQPQETGTYRDDRPTHAVC, from the coding sequence ATGCAGATATTTGAACGACAATCCGAAGCCCTGGACCGCATCGAGCCGGTGGACGTCACCGGTCGCGTGGAGGCGGTGCGCGGGCTGACGGTCAGCGTGGCGGACTTCGCCGTGCCGCTGGGCGCCGGCTGCCGGATCGCCTGCGCCGGCGGAGGACTCGAGGCGCGGGTGATCGGCTTCGACGGGCGCAGCACGCTGGTGATGCCGGCTGGCGCCATGACGGGGATCCGCCGCGGCGACCTGGTGCATTGCACCTTCGCTGAGCAGACCGTTGGCGTGTGCGAAGGCCTGCTTGGTCGCGTGCTCGACGGTCTGGGGCGCTGCATCGACGGCAGAGCCGCTCCGGCCGCGGCCATGCCGCAGAGCCTGTGGCCGCTGCCCATCGCCCCGCTGTCGCGGCGGGGCATCGACGCGCCGCTGCCCACCGGCGTGCGAGCCATCGACGCGATGCTCACCGTCGGCCAGGGCCAGCGCATGGGCATTATCTCAGGCAGCGGCGTGGGCAAGAGCGTGCTGTTGGGCATGATCGCCCGGCGCGCCGTCGCAGACGTGACGGTGGTGGCGCTGATCGGCGAGCGCGGCCGCGAGGTGCGCGAGTTCGTCGACAAGGAATTGGGCTCCGACGCCCTGAAGCACTGCGTGGTGGTGGCATCGACCAGCGACGAACCGCCGCTGCTGCGCGTGCAAGCCGGCGCCGTCGCCACGGCGGTGGCCGAGTACTTCCGTGACCGCGGCGCCAACGTGCTGCTGGTGATGGACTCGCTGACGCGCCTGGCCGCCGCCCAGCGGCAGATCGGGCTGGCCGCCGGCGAACCCGCCACCGTGCGCGGATACACGCCCAGCGTCTTCAACCTCCTGCCGCAACTGATGGAGCGCTGCGGACGCACCGCCGCCGGATCCATCACCGGTTTCTACACCGTGTTGGCCGAAGAAGGCGACGCCGGCGACCCGCTGGCCGACGCCGTCCGCGCCGTGGCTGACGGGCACATCCACCTGACGCGAACGCTGGCCAATCGCGGGCACTGGCCCGCTATCGACATCGTCACCAGCGTCTCGCGCGTGATGGGCGAGGTGGCTTCAGCAGAACATCAGTCCGCCGCCGCCCGCGTGCGGCGGATGGTCGGGCTGTACCGCGAGGTCGAGGAACTGCTCAACCTGGGCGTCTACCAGGCCGGGGCGAATCCGCATTTTGACGAGGCGATCGCCGCGCAGGATGAGATCGACGCCTTCCTGCGCCAGGGCGTGGGTGAGCAATGCGATTTTGCCCAGACGACGGCTGAACTGCAGCAACTGGTCTTCGCCGGCCAGCCGCAAGAAACAGGAACGTACCGCGATGATCGACCGACGCACGCAGTGTGCTGA
- a CDS encoding FliH/SctL family protein — translation MSASKTAWIIRAAACDAGDAPELSLPDFEAQGKQILDQARAEAQRIVVAAQAQLESAQTNYNRSAYEQGFQRGQTEGYAHGLRQAAQKSQLRMSALAQAAGKIVDELVAAKTQTLQDRQEQLLLFAIELARRIVGEVAAVDIGAALVNLRRAMERSSDGDEIIVCVNPAQLPALEQEALRLWRELGRAGRVRLQGDESIAAGGARVLTRCGAVDATIETQLRRVAQALLGRAVEPQQNMTGQYIAAADSKVHADI, via the coding sequence ATGAGCGCCTCCAAGACAGCCTGGATCATCCGCGCCGCCGCCTGCGACGCCGGCGATGCGCCCGAACTGTCCCTGCCGGACTTCGAGGCCCAGGGCAAGCAGATTCTCGACCAGGCCCGGGCAGAGGCCCAGCGGATTGTCGTCGCCGCCCAGGCCCAGCTCGAGTCGGCACAGACCAACTACAACCGCAGCGCCTACGAGCAGGGTTTCCAGCGAGGGCAGACCGAAGGATACGCCCACGGCCTGCGCCAAGCCGCCCAGAAGAGCCAGTTGCGAATGTCCGCCCTGGCCCAGGCGGCGGGCAAGATCGTGGACGAATTGGTCGCGGCCAAGACGCAGACCCTGCAGGACCGCCAGGAGCAACTGCTGCTGTTCGCTATCGAGCTGGCGCGGCGAATCGTGGGCGAGGTGGCGGCTGTCGACATCGGCGCGGCGCTGGTCAACCTTCGACGGGCGATGGAACGCTCCAGCGACGGCGACGAAATCATCGTGTGCGTCAATCCCGCGCAACTGCCTGCGTTGGAGCAGGAAGCACTGCGCCTGTGGCGCGAGCTCGGCCGCGCCGGGCGAGTCAGGCTCCAGGGCGACGAGTCCATCGCCGCCGGCGGCGCCCGCGTGCTGACGCGCTGCGGGGCGGTCGACGCGACCATCGAAACGCAACTGCGGCGAGTCGCCCAAGCGCTGCTCGGTCGCGCTGTCGAGCCTCAACAGAACATGACCGGCCAGTACATCGCGGCCGCGGATTCGAAAGTGCATGCAGATATTTGA
- a CDS encoding FliG C-terminal domain-containing protein, with the protein MKVFHKLWLRLKAQASVTGRIWQGAAAALAVLAVAGGIWLMASDAAPQRKAVFAQPLPAEHVKNAAGMLAGGGIECQIVGGRLLVHPDSLAAARKILIDASLTPQDLAAQAATAQEDIWLSESQRAQRAAAAKADRLARLIGQFPDVEFAEVLFEPAQPGKIGQPSVSATAAVNLRMRAQSRMTAQLVNAIADLLSGSIAGLDRAAVRIIDQRGRSYAAGDETLMQEDRLANRARVSDYWQQRIAGALTYVPGLTVTVQVAPEGESCTAASLLAPRSYFETIARTRNLDLQQVTRDELARIAAAAARIIGADARAVMVDSYTDALSDEALAAAFVGHSQPRRGAWAIAASAALVLAGAGCAVAVLRRRRRRPKAASASEQPPSPAEHGSADDGAIRRLERLADDDLLWVLASEQTQTIAIVLSRMSPRRAAAVLAALDGPVARQVVMHLARPPAVDERTVQDVLATLTDRLNALHTPQGQGQAVIREILTHADGASGGAVMQLVASSQPQLARNIRRDLLAFEDLGLVGDDELRDALATLDPQVLAVALRTAGQVVRSKIFHCLGSRATRDLRRQMDTLPPVRLSEVEAAQDHVARAVRRCGTTTDEAQEAAAT; encoded by the coding sequence GTGAAGGTGTTTCACAAGCTCTGGTTGAGGCTCAAGGCCCAGGCGTCGGTCACCGGACGCATCTGGCAGGGCGCTGCCGCTGCGCTGGCGGTGCTGGCCGTGGCGGGGGGCATCTGGCTGATGGCCAGCGACGCCGCCCCGCAACGCAAAGCCGTCTTCGCCCAGCCTCTGCCAGCCGAGCACGTCAAGAACGCCGCGGGCATGCTTGCCGGAGGGGGCATCGAGTGTCAGATCGTCGGCGGGCGGTTGCTCGTGCATCCCGACTCGCTCGCCGCGGCGCGGAAAATTCTCATCGACGCCTCGCTGACCCCGCAGGACCTGGCCGCCCAGGCCGCCACCGCCCAGGAAGACATCTGGCTCTCGGAGTCGCAGCGCGCCCAGCGAGCGGCGGCCGCCAAGGCCGACCGGCTCGCACGCCTGATCGGGCAGTTCCCCGACGTCGAGTTTGCGGAGGTTCTCTTCGAGCCCGCCCAGCCGGGTAAGATCGGTCAGCCGTCCGTCTCGGCCACCGCGGCGGTCAATCTGCGCATGCGGGCCCAGTCGCGCATGACAGCGCAGCTCGTCAACGCCATCGCCGACCTGTTGTCCGGAAGCATCGCCGGGCTCGATCGCGCCGCCGTCCGAATCATCGACCAGCGCGGGCGCAGCTACGCGGCCGGCGACGAGACGCTCATGCAGGAAGACCGCCTGGCCAATCGCGCCCGCGTGAGCGACTACTGGCAGCAGCGCATCGCCGGGGCCTTGACCTATGTCCCCGGTCTGACCGTCACGGTTCAGGTGGCGCCCGAGGGCGAGTCATGCACCGCCGCGTCGCTGCTGGCGCCGCGGAGCTACTTTGAGACCATCGCCCGCACACGCAATCTCGATCTCCAGCAGGTCACGCGCGACGAACTCGCCCGCATCGCCGCGGCCGCGGCACGCATCATCGGCGCCGACGCCCGGGCCGTCATGGTTGATTCCTACACTGACGCCTTGTCGGACGAAGCGCTCGCCGCGGCGTTTGTCGGCCACTCTCAGCCGCGTCGCGGCGCCTGGGCCATCGCCGCCTCGGCGGCGCTCGTGTTGGCCGGCGCCGGCTGCGCCGTGGCCGTGCTGCGCCGCCGACGGCGCCGCCCCAAAGCAGCCAGCGCGAGCGAACAGCCCCCATCGCCCGCAGAGCATGGTTCGGCCGACGACGGCGCCATTCGCCGTCTGGAGCGTCTGGCCGACGACGATCTGCTGTGGGTTCTGGCCTCGGAGCAGACGCAGACCATCGCCATCGTGCTGTCGCGCATGAGTCCGCGGCGGGCGGCGGCCGTCCTGGCGGCGCTCGACGGGCCCGTCGCCCGACAGGTGGTGATGCACCTGGCGCGTCCGCCGGCAGTCGACGAACGCACCGTGCAGGACGTGCTGGCCACGCTGACCGACCGCCTCAACGCCCTGCACACGCCGCAGGGGCAAGGCCAGGCCGTCATCCGTGAGATCCTTACTCACGCCGACGGCGCCTCCGGCGGGGCGGTGATGCAACTGGTCGCCTCATCGCAGCCGCAACTGGCGCGCAACATCCGCCGCGACCTGCTGGCCTTTGAAGACCTCGGACTCGTCGGCGACGACGAACTCCGCGACGCCCTGGCGACGCTCGATCCGCAGGTGCTGGCCGTAGCGCTGCGCACGGCAGGTCAGGTCGTTCGCTCGAAGATCTTCCACTGCCTGGGCAGCCGCGCGACGCGGGACCTGCGCCGCCAGATGGACACCCTGCCGCCGGTGCGCCTCAGCGAAGTGGAAGCCGCCCAGGACCACGTCGCCCGCGCGGTGCGCCGCTGCGGCACCACGACCGACGAAGCACAGGAGGCCGCCGCCACATGA
- a CDS encoding MerR family transcriptional regulator produces MDAIDTNPQTPAGSSSGDAASDAGAVTATRCDGRRRPPKVYRISELADYLGASRQTIHNYTAMGLLQECGWTRGGHRLYDESAFERLDSIEKLKAQGMKLGQIRQRLSTSPAT; encoded by the coding sequence ATGGATGCGATAGACACAAATCCGCAGACGCCTGCCGGTAGCTCCTCGGGCGACGCGGCCTCTGACGCCGGCGCGGTGACTGCGACGCGGTGCGACGGACGGCGGCGGCCGCCCAAGGTGTATCGCATCAGCGAACTGGCGGACTATCTCGGCGCCAGCCGTCAGACGATTCACAACTACACCGCCATGGGGCTGCTGCAGGAATGCGGCTGGACCCGCGGCGGGCACCGGCTCTATGACGAGTCGGCGTTCGAGCGGTTGGATTCGATTGAAAAGTTGAAAGCCCAGGGCATGAAGCTCGGGCAGATTCGCCAGCGGCTTTCGACATCGCCGGCGACGTAA
- a CDS encoding tetratricopeptide repeat protein, with protein MQAARISAGKQEYLPLPKAATTRAASGPSVDLDIAEGDAALAAGNLRGAEAAFRRMLERHPDDYDALCGLATTLTAGGDNLPAMLTYRRIVALRENDRTARFNLAVALSRLERFDEARQEFLLLLRQNADDVRARYNLGMILAAQGKLDEARHHLQGVVSRTDSLPSAYAILGQVLTDLGDSEGAMEAYGKAASLQGDDIDTWKNYAVAAQAAGSYGRAIMAASRVTRLNSSDPAAWAYLGDLHMTVYQSTQKEHFLIQARQAWTRSLSLNSDQQNVRAKLQAAPRPKEP; from the coding sequence GTGCAAGCGGCACGGATTTCAGCGGGCAAGCAGGAGTATCTGCCCCTGCCCAAGGCGGCCACGACCCGGGCCGCATCGGGTCCCAGCGTCGATCTTGATATTGCCGAGGGTGACGCGGCACTGGCGGCAGGAAACTTGCGCGGGGCCGAAGCGGCGTTCCGGCGAATGCTCGAGCGCCATCCCGACGACTATGACGCCCTGTGCGGCCTGGCGACGACGCTGACGGCAGGGGGCGACAATCTGCCGGCGATGTTGACGTACCGGCGCATTGTGGCCCTGCGCGAGAACGACCGCACGGCGAGGTTTAACCTGGCGGTGGCGCTGTCGCGTCTGGAGCGTTTCGACGAAGCCCGGCAGGAGTTCCTCCTCCTGCTGCGGCAGAACGCCGACGACGTGCGGGCTCGCTACAACCTGGGGATGATCCTGGCGGCCCAGGGCAAGCTCGACGAGGCCCGCCATCATCTTCAGGGCGTCGTCAGCCGCACCGACTCGCTTCCGTCAGCGTATGCGATCCTCGGCCAGGTGCTGACCGATCTGGGCGACAGCGAGGGCGCGATGGAGGCCTACGGCAAGGCCGCCTCGCTCCAAGGCGACGACATCGACACCTGGAAGAACTACGCCGTCGCCGCCCAGGCCGCCGGCAGCTACGGGCGGGCGATCATGGCCGCGTCGCGCGTGACGAGGCTGAACTCCTCCGACCCCGCCGCCTGGGCGTACCTGGGCGACCTGCACATGACCGTGTACCAATCGACGCAGAAAGAACACTTTCTGATCCAGGCCCGCCAGGCGTGGACGCGGTCGCTATCGCTCAACAGCGACCAGCAAAACGTGCGGGCAAAACTGCAAGCCGCCCCGCGACCCAAGGAGCCGTAA
- a CDS encoding homocysteine S-methyltransferase family protein, whose translation MLDLKTFAKTVRISDGAWGTELQNASLEAGASPELLNVENPAAVAAVARAYVQAGSDVILTNTFGANRFILAGHGLGERTGELARAGAEISRREAGARVKVFASMGPTGKIVMMQEAPEADISAAFAEAAVALAEGGVDAILLESFAQLDEMALALRAVRGAVDLPVVASMTFASGPDGTSTMMGNSPGDLAALAAECGAAAVGANCGAGPEGFLKVARLFRAAGDLPIWIKPNAGLPQRGPDGKTFFPMNPQDFAAAAAGLIEAGANFLGGCCGTTPRHIAAVRKVVSCEL comes from the coding sequence ATGCTTGATCTGAAAACTTTCGCCAAGACCGTCCGCATCAGCGATGGCGCCTGGGGCACCGAGCTTCAGAACGCCAGTCTCGAAGCCGGCGCCTCGCCCGAACTGCTGAACGTCGAGAACCCCGCCGCCGTCGCGGCGGTCGCACGCGCCTACGTGCAGGCCGGCTCTGACGTCATCCTCACCAATACCTTCGGCGCCAACCGCTTCATCCTGGCCGGACACGGTCTGGGCGAGCGCACCGGCGAACTGGCCCGCGCGGGCGCGGAGATCAGCCGCCGCGAAGCCGGCGCCCGCGTCAAGGTCTTCGCCTCGATGGGACCCACCGGCAAGATCGTCATGATGCAAGAGGCGCCCGAGGCCGACATCTCGGCGGCCTTCGCCGAAGCGGCCGTTGCGCTGGCCGAGGGCGGCGTCGACGCGATCCTGCTCGAGAGTTTCGCCCAACTCGACGAGATGGCCCTGGCCCTTCGCGCCGTGCGCGGGGCGGTGGACCTGCCCGTGGTGGCGTCGATGACCTTCGCCTCCGGCCCCGACGGAACCTCCACGATGATGGGCAATTCACCGGGCGATCTGGCCGCGCTGGCCGCCGAGTGCGGCGCCGCGGCCGTTGGCGCCAATTGCGGCGCCGGTCCGGAAGGATTTCTCAAGGTCGCCCGGCTCTTTCGCGCAGCCGGCGACCTGCCGATTTGGATCAAGCCCAACGCCGGACTGCCCCAGCGCGGACCCGATGGCAAGACCTTCTTCCCGATGAATCCTCAGGATTTCGCAGCCGCCGCCGCGGGGCTGATCGAAGCGGGCGCCAATTTCCTGGGCGGCTGCTGCGGAACCACCCCGCGGCACATAGCGGCGGTGAGAAAAGTGGTGAGTTGTGAGTTGTGA
- a CDS encoding M81 family metallopeptidase codes for MRIATAGWSHETNTFSTMPTRYEDFGVARGGEVKDAAWRQILADGHDVKQLMFASAGPSGRITRDAFDRIAGEMVEKIAAAMPLDALFLGLHGAMEVEEIGDGEGELLHRIRAVTGDEVFICGTLDLHGNLSPRFVHACDFLTAYRTAPHRDCAETTQRAVDLMQHCLGQNVRPVTELIKLPLLLAGEWAVTEVEPARSLYARLEEIDRVPGILTSSILIGCAWTDSPDTGVSVLVSGTDAAAVKREAAGLAREIWSRREQFGPDVPVADVDETIAAALAAPQAPVFISDSGDNPTAGGGGDSTIILQRLIALGVKDAIVGGITDPAAVQACFAAGEGKEIALVIGGKLDDTFCKPLATRAKIIRLVTDSGASGPRALVEIGGVEVVLQSDRWPFVMVWYFEKMGVDVFKKKIAVVKQGYLWPDVRDNAPLGLMALSPGFTDLRLDRLPFKHLKRPIWPLDKKTSGEW; via the coding sequence ATGCGAATAGCCACGGCGGGCTGGTCTCATGAGACCAATACCTTCTCGACGATGCCGACGCGGTACGAAGACTTCGGCGTTGCCCGGGGAGGCGAGGTTAAAGATGCCGCCTGGCGGCAGATTCTGGCCGACGGCCACGACGTGAAGCAGTTGATGTTCGCCTCGGCGGGCCCGTCTGGGCGCATCACGCGCGACGCGTTCGATCGCATCGCCGGCGAGATGGTCGAGAAGATCGCCGCCGCCATGCCGCTGGACGCGCTGTTCCTGGGGCTTCACGGGGCGATGGAGGTGGAAGAGATCGGCGACGGCGAAGGCGAACTGCTGCACCGCATCCGTGCCGTAACCGGCGATGAGGTCTTCATCTGCGGCACGCTGGACCTTCACGGTAACCTTTCGCCGCGGTTCGTACATGCCTGCGACTTCCTCACTGCGTATCGCACCGCCCCCCATCGAGACTGCGCAGAAACGACCCAGCGTGCCGTGGATCTGATGCAGCACTGCCTTGGCCAGAACGTGCGCCCGGTGACCGAACTGATCAAGCTGCCGCTGCTGCTGGCGGGCGAGTGGGCGGTGACGGAAGTCGAACCGGCCCGGTCGCTATATGCGCGGCTGGAGGAAATCGACCGGGTGCCCGGAATCCTGACCTCGTCGATCCTCATCGGCTGTGCCTGGACCGACAGCCCTGACACGGGCGTCAGCGTGCTCGTCAGCGGCACGGACGCGGCGGCCGTGAAGCGCGAGGCGGCGGGCCTGGCGCGGGAGATCTGGTCGCGCCGCGAGCAGTTCGGTCCGGACGTGCCGGTGGCGGATGTGGACGAGACGATTGCGGCAGCCCTGGCGGCGCCGCAGGCGCCGGTCTTCATCTCCGACAGCGGCGACAATCCCACCGCCGGCGGCGGCGGCGACAGCACCATCATCCTCCAGCGTCTGATCGCCCTGGGCGTCAAAGACGCCATCGTCGGCGGGATCACAGACCCGGCGGCAGTGCAGGCATGCTTCGCGGCCGGCGAGGGCAAGGAGATCGCCCTGGTGATCGGCGGCAAGCTGGACGACACGTTCTGCAAGCCCCTGGCGACCCGCGCGAAGATTATCCGCCTGGTGACCGACAGCGGCGCCTCGGGTCCGCGGGCGCTGGTGGAGATCGGCGGCGTCGAGGTCGTGCTGCAGAGCGATCGCTGGCCGTTCGTGATGGTCTGGTACTTTGAGAAGATGGGCGTGGACGTCTTCAAGAAGAAGATCGCGGTTGTCAAGCAGGGCTATCTCTGGCCCGACGTGCGCGACAACGCCCCGCTGGGACTGATGGCCCTGAGCCCGGGCTTCACCGACCTGCGCCTCGACCGCCTGCCCTTCAAGCACCTCAAGCGCCCGATCTGGCCGCTGGACAAGAAGACCAGTGGTGAGTGGTGA